One stretch of Commensalibacter melissae DNA includes these proteins:
- a CDS encoding site-specific DNA-methyltransferase, whose protein sequence is MSEAVKLNIPLDQILNGECIQVMKTIPSASIDCIFADPPYNLQLQGELRRPDDTIVDGVNEDWDKFKSFQLYDQFCRSWLKECHRLLRKNGTIWVIGSYHNIFRIGAILQDLGFWILNDIVWRKSNPMPNFKGRRFTNAHETLIWAAKDADSKYCFNYQAMKTLNDDIQMRSDWFLPLCTGHERLRNEHGLKLHPTQKPESLLYRVILSSTNIEDVVLDPFAGTGTTLAVAKKLQRRYIGIERHPDYMKAALRRVNNEKPLSIEDIKVTPSKREIPRVPFGNLIEQGFIQPGTILMDRNKRVFATVTSDSTVISGNKRGSIHKIGALVTNSPSCNGWTFWHFERNGGLYALDILRNEYNAMTKLAKS, encoded by the coding sequence ATGAGTGAAGCAGTAAAATTAAATATACCTTTGGATCAGATTTTGAATGGTGAATGTATTCAGGTCATGAAAACCATACCTTCTGCGTCAATTGACTGTATTTTTGCCGATCCCCCATATAATTTGCAATTACAGGGAGAATTGCGTCGTCCAGATGATACAATCGTGGATGGGGTTAATGAAGATTGGGATAAATTTAAGAGTTTCCAACTATATGATCAATTTTGTCGAAGCTGGTTGAAGGAATGTCATCGTTTATTGAGAAAAAATGGAACAATTTGGGTTATTGGTTCCTATCATAATATTTTCAGAATTGGAGCAATTTTACAGGATCTTGGTTTCTGGATCTTGAATGATATTGTTTGGCGGAAATCCAATCCCATGCCAAATTTTAAGGGAAGACGATTTACCAATGCGCATGAGACATTAATATGGGCAGCCAAAGATGCTGATAGTAAATATTGTTTCAATTATCAGGCCATGAAAACCTTAAATGATGATATTCAGATGCGTTCTGATTGGTTTCTGCCTTTATGTACTGGACATGAAAGACTTCGAAATGAACATGGACTAAAATTACATCCGACCCAAAAACCAGAAAGCCTGCTATATCGCGTTATCTTGTCCTCTACAAATATTGAAGATGTTGTATTGGATCCTTTTGCTGGAACTGGAACAACCCTTGCTGTGGCAAAAAAACTTCAGCGACGTTATATCGGGATTGAACGTCATCCAGACTATATGAAAGCCGCCCTTCGACGTGTGAACAATGAAAAGCCGTTATCGATTGAAGATATTAAAGTCACCCCTTCCAAACGAGAGATTCCTCGTGTTCCTTTTGGAAACCTGATTGAACAGGGATTTATTCAGCCAGGAACAATCTTGATGGATCGAAATAAACGCGTTTTTGCTACAGTAACATCCGATAGCACTGTTATCAGTGGAAACAAAAGAGGTTCCATTCATAAAATTGGGGCCCTTGTAACAAATTCACCTTCTTGTAATGGATGGACCT
- a CDS encoding efflux RND transporter periplasmic adaptor subunit gives MTLPQNTTNSDKSHSRFHPWLKIFLYIGLIAVIIGVAYRFYGVFSSTSEHSHYVVEQPVAATIVKKSHLPVILTELGTVVPISNVTVQTRISGYLQQVFFTEGQLVKKNDLLALIDPRPSEALKAQYEGNLKADTALLQQAKLDNKRYQTLLKQNSIAPMTAQDQQYKVAQLEGQVKTDQALIKQQELNLIYCHIRAPVDGRIGIRQVDAGNYITEGQSGGLATLTQMTPMSVIFTLPENQLGIVLEALKNKKELTVEAWNTDNTTKLATGKTSVIDSQIDTSTGTVRLRAIFENKNWELFPNQFVNAHLLVKVIKDALILPNNAIQTGPNGSFVYVIQKDSTVKIQTIKTGYNDGEHTVITAGLVENEKIVTDGIDTLHEGSKVIIPENTQSSE, from the coding sequence ATGACTTTACCCCAAAATACAACAAATTCTGATAAATCTCACTCACGTTTTCATCCATGGTTAAAAATATTTTTATATATCGGTCTAATAGCTGTCATTATTGGGGTGGCATATCGTTTTTATGGTGTATTTTCATCAACTTCCGAGCATTCCCATTATGTTGTTGAACAACCAGTTGCAGCAACAATTGTAAAGAAAAGCCATCTACCTGTTATTCTAACTGAACTTGGAACAGTCGTTCCCATTTCCAATGTTACCGTACAAACACGAATTTCCGGCTATTTACAACAAGTATTTTTCACGGAAGGGCAATTGGTTAAGAAAAATGATTTACTTGCCCTTATTGACCCACGTCCCTCAGAAGCTTTGAAGGCACAATATGAAGGCAATTTAAAAGCCGACACGGCCTTACTGCAACAGGCAAAATTGGATAATAAGCGCTATCAAACCCTTCTAAAACAAAACAGTATCGCCCCCATGACGGCTCAAGATCAGCAATATAAGGTTGCCCAGCTTGAAGGACAGGTCAAAACAGATCAGGCCCTAATCAAACAGCAAGAATTAAATCTTATCTACTGTCACATCCGTGCACCTGTTGACGGTCGCATCGGGATCAGACAGGTTGATGCGGGAAATTATATTACCGAAGGCCAAAGCGGAGGATTGGCCACTTTAACCCAAATGACCCCCATGTCGGTTATTTTTACCTTACCTGAAAATCAATTGGGCATTGTCTTGGAAGCTTTGAAAAATAAAAAAGAACTAACCGTTGAGGCTTGGAACACCGATAATACGACCAAACTTGCCACAGGAAAAACAAGCGTGATAGACAGTCAGATTGACACATCAACAGGAACCGTTCGGTTGAGAGCCATTTTTGAAAATAAAAACTGGGAACTTTTTCCAAACCAATTTGTAAATGCCCATTTACTAGTCAAGGTTATTAAAGATGCTTTGATTTTACCAAATAATGCTATTCAAACAGGACCAAATGGTTCCTTTGTGTATGTTATTCAAAAAGATTCAACGGTTAAAATACAGACAATCAAAACAGGATATAATGATGGTGAACATACGGTTATAACCGCTGGTTTAGTTGAGAATGAAAAAATAGTTACTGACGGAATTGATACTTTACATGAAGGTTCAAAAGTCATCATTCCCGAAAATACGCAATCTTCTGAATAA
- a CDS encoding ribonuclease HII produces MHHKVSIAGVDEVGMGCLAGPVVAAAVMFQENIPEDISELLDDSKKIKSALRQEIYAVLNQMPHVKIGVAAASVDEIFHLNIRKSASLAMQRAVSKLNILPDLVLVDGTIAPDFGCATQTIIKGDGFSYSIAAASIIAKVLRDKLMVGLARKWDRYGWEHNVGYPTVMHREALRKYGCSPHHRQGYITVRQFSFSMDVEQKEQVKGQGFYE; encoded by the coding sequence ATGCATCATAAAGTATCAATTGCAGGCGTGGATGAAGTGGGAATGGGTTGTCTTGCTGGTCCTGTTGTTGCTGCCGCTGTAATGTTTCAGGAAAATATTCCTGAGGATATTTCAGAATTGCTTGATGATTCAAAGAAAATCAAATCTGCATTGAGACAAGAAATTTATGCGGTTTTAAATCAAATGCCGCATGTCAAGATTGGTGTGGCCGCGGCATCAGTTGATGAAATTTTCCATTTAAATATCAGGAAATCTGCCAGCTTGGCAATGCAAAGGGCTGTATCAAAACTAAATATTCTTCCTGATCTTGTATTGGTTGATGGAACGATCGCTCCTGATTTTGGATGTGCCACGCAAACCATTATCAAGGGGGATGGATTTTCATATTCAATTGCTGCGGCATCAATTATCGCAAAGGTTTTGCGTGATAAGCTGATGGTCGGTCTGGCACGGAAATGGGATCGGTATGGATGGGAGCATAATGTGGGGTACCCAACGGTTATGCATCGTGAGGCCTTGAGGAAATATGGTTGTTCTCCACATCATCGCCAAGGATATATCACCGTAAGACAATTTTCGTTTTCAATGGATGTAGAGCAAAAAGAGCAAGTAAAAGGTCAAGGATTTTATGAGTGA